TTGTCGGAAAAAATTGGCCCGGCGCGTTTGCGTCTGGCCCTGCCGGCCGTCATGCGGTCGTGGGAAATGGATTTTTTCGTGAAAACCGTTAAGACTTTTCTTGCCGCCGGCCGGCGCCAATGGCAAATATCCAATCTGGGCGCCTGGTCGTTCCTGCATTCCCTGGCCGACGGCGGGACGCGGCTGGATATTTCCGCCGATTGGCCGATGTACGCGCGGAACAGGGCCGCGGTTTTACAGCTCAAAACCCTGGGTATAAACGGTTTTACGCTCTCGCCGGAAGACGATTTTGAAAACGCGCGCGCGCTGCTCTCCGAATTTGCCGGCGCAGCCGCGGCCATTGTTTATCAGGACACGCCGCTCATGGTTTCCGAAACCCGCGTGGCGATTCCGGAAAATCATGTCCGGGAAATGCGGTTTGCTTCATCCCGCGGAGATCAAATCCGGATTGTCAGCCGTCATGGACGGAACACGGTGCTGAGCGGGCGGCCCTTTTGCCTGGCGGCGCATTTGAACGAATTAACCGGGGCGGGCGCGGTATTGCTCAGGGCGGACTTCATGCATCGCGCTTACGCGGCAAAAGAAATGCTTGATATTTGGCGCCGCCTCCGGGCTGGTCTTCGGCTTACGGAGGGCCAGTCGCCGTTTTGGAACCGGCGGCGGCAAGCCGGAGCAGACCGCGGCCCCGGCGCGCCCGCGTGAGCTTCCCGCTTTTATTTCGGAATAGCCGTCCATTCATCGGTTGCGTTCAGCGCCCGCCGTCCGGCTTCCAGAATCGCCATGATTGCCAGAGTTTCTTCCTTCGGCACGACCGGCTCCCGATTTTCAAAGAAGCCCAGCATCCGCTCAATAAAACTCTGGAAAAAGCCGCCTTTCACTTCCGGAATATTTATCCCTTTGCCTTCGCCGTGCTGGACGGAAATCTGGAAAGGATGCTCGGGAAGCATGCTGAACATGGCCCGGCGGCCATGCTCATAGTCAAGGAGCATGACCGGCACGCTTTCTGTGCCGCAATGCATCAGCCGTTTTACGCCGGGACCCATCAGCGAGACGATCATTTCCACCTGGTGAATGCTGTAAATGGCAAAGCGGCCCGGCCCGCGGGTGGCAACGAATTTTATATCGTTGATTTCCCTGTTGGTTTTGATATCCGCGACTTCCTGCGCAAATCTCAGGGCGGAACTGGAAAACATCGGCGTCTTGGATTTTTCCGCCCAGGCAAACAGCTTTTCCGCGGTTTTAAGATCGGGCGCGAAAGTTTTGTCAACATAGACCGGTTTCCCGGACGAAAGCACATCGCGGCACAAATCCTCATGACGCTCGGGATTATTAGGGGAAAGAACCACAATGCAGTCCGATTTCTCTGTTAATTCTTCCTTTGTGGCGGTCAATTCCACTTTCTGGGTTGCGCACCACTGCCGGCTTGTCTGTCCCCCCGCCTCCTGGTCCTTTTCCGCCCAGGCATAACAAACGTCAAATTTATCCTTGAATGAACTTTCCCTGATCCATTTCGGATAATTATTGGCATGCCACTCGTCCAGAAAATAATCTATGAATCCAATTTTTTTCATCGGTCTTTTCCTCCTTTTTGTTTAATACACTCCGCAAATCACTTCCATCACCCGCACTCCGTCAACAACCGTGCATGATAACTTGTGTTTGCCTTCAATGGCGCCGAGGAAATGGCTGATTTCCTCGGCAAAGCCGTTGCTTTGCTTGACGGGCCGGGCGGTCCAATCCTTGTCGCCGGCCAGACGCACCAGCACCTTTTCGCGGTCGGTATAATCGTAGCGCATTTTGCCCTTTGTGCCGGTGATTTCAATGAAGGCCGAGCCGGATCCGGCCACAAAGGAAGACGCCATGACGCCCAGCGCGCCCTTGTCGGATTTGACCACCAGCACTCCGGCGTCTTCAACGTCGGTCGTTTTAAAATGCCGGTGCATGAGCGCCCGCTGTTCCGCGATTTCGCCGACGATGAATCTGAAAAGATCAACCGAATGGCTGTTGGTATCCAGCAGGCAGCCGCCGCCGGCGACAGCCTTTTTGGTAAACCATTTTGTTTCCATGGCAAAAGACGGCCCGCAAAAGATATTATTAAACAAGACTATATCGCCGATTTCTCCGGAAGCCGCAATATCGCGCAGCATGATATTGGCATACATGAAGCGGTGGCGAAAAGCCGGCATCAACAATGCCCGTGATTTTTCCGCGGCGTCGCGCACGCGCCGCGCCGCTTGGATGTCATACGCCAGCGGTTTTTCACAAAGGACATGCACGCCTTGTTGAAGCGCATAAACCGCCGTTTCTTCGTGCGCCACGGGCGGGGTGCAAATGCTGATCAGGTCGGGCTTGACCGCATCCACCAGTTCCCGGTAATCCTTGCAAATCCGCGCGCCGCCCAGTTCGGCGGCGAATTTTTTGGCCGCTTCCGGGTTGTTATCCGCGACGCCGGCG
This portion of the Kiritimatiellia bacterium genome encodes:
- a CDS encoding Gfo/Idh/MocA family oxidoreductase; amino-acid sequence: MKKIGFIDYFLDEWHANNYPKWIRESSFKDKFDVCYAWAEKDQEAGGQTSRQWCATQKVELTATKEELTEKSDCIVVLSPNNPERHEDLCRDVLSSGKPVYVDKTFAPDLKTAEKLFAWAEKSKTPMFSSSALRFAQEVADIKTNREINDIKFVATRGPGRFAIYSIHQVEMIVSLMGPGVKRLMHCGTESVPVMLLDYEHGRRAMFSMLPEHPFQISVQHGEGKGINIPEVKGGFFQSFIERMLGFFENREPVVPKEETLAIMAILEAGRRALNATDEWTAIPK
- a CDS encoding Gfo/Idh/MocA family oxidoreductase, which codes for MKKMQFGVVGCGAIAKAHIEAFKEHDAQCAGVADNNPEAAKKFAAELGGARICKDYRELVDAVKPDLISICTPPVAHEETAVYALQQGVHVLCEKPLAYDIQAARRVRDAAEKSRALLMPAFRHRFMYANIMLRDIAASGEIGDIVLFNNIFCGPSFAMETKWFTKKAVAGGGCLLDTNSHSVDLFRFIVGEIAEQRALMHRHFKTTDVEDAGVLVVKSDKGALGVMASSFVAGSGSAFIEITGTKGKMRYDYTDREKVLVRLAGDKDWTARPVKQSNGFAEEISHFLGAIEGKHKLSCTVVDGVRVMEVICGVY